In Bythopirellula goksoeyrii, a single window of DNA contains:
- a CDS encoding hotdog family protein, producing MRWFWIDRFTEFVCDSHATAVKGVSLAEPHMHEHIVGYPIMPNSLVTEGIAQAGGLLVSEHYGFSELVVLAKLSKVSFHSYVRNGETLTYRVTVDALRRDGAVVSATGHVGDRLHAEAQLFFARLDESNDVTGGAPLFRPRDLRHWLQLVGVFEVGVRQDGTRIRESEYPLVETSPVV from the coding sequence ATGCGTTGGTTTTGGATTGATCGATTCACCGAGTTCGTATGCGACTCCCACGCGACGGCCGTCAAAGGGGTGTCGTTAGCGGAGCCTCATATGCATGAGCACATTGTCGGCTATCCGATCATGCCGAACTCGCTCGTGACAGAGGGAATCGCCCAAGCCGGCGGCCTTCTGGTGAGTGAACATTATGGCTTCTCGGAACTGGTTGTACTCGCCAAACTGTCAAAAGTTAGTTTCCACTCGTATGTGCGAAATGGCGAAACCCTCACCTATCGCGTGACGGTCGATGCATTGCGGCGCGACGGAGCGGTAGTCTCAGCAACCGGGCATGTCGGAGACCGCTTGCACGCCGAGGCCCAATTGTTTTTCGCTCGACTGGATGAGTCCAACGATGTAACCGGAGGGGCACCGCTGTTCCGTCCGCGAGACTTACGGCACTGGCTGCAGCTGGTCGGCGTGTTTGAAGTTGGAGTGCGGCAAGACGGCACGCGTATCCGAGAGTCAGAGTATCCGTTGGTGGAAACGTCGCCGGTGGTGTAG
- a CDS encoding autotransporter outer membrane beta-barrel domain-containing protein codes for MRRFKAILLLVALTVKPCLGDIAISNTTISGTLEVPAGEFGNLGGTVTLDNGLIDVYGTLSSGLGTVVLTGNGEVYLNSPTGRWSYGCCGTNSVTIDPGVTVLGERGTSYASKGTVNRGTFAAVAGGSTSSGFTILANHGFVNEGVLEARSGGVLRIDGATPVTFGTGSVLRANADGVIRVQGAAITSLADLGTVENLGGTIQLYGANLNNAGQTTSFSGGEWSLLSGTEIVGGVLETSSGGTLSIVPQGTSPRDNPVQFDGVTLLGDLQLLSGGVLKAVNTMTLDGANVRFEGGTTYLYLDAATAIGGTGTLVSEGTGTARIEASGGLVTLPAGVDLRASSGTLSLLRRSGDATSTYDISGDVVASAGTISNTTEVTTRAMATAINGGKLTLGNTWNNLGTMQVVNGGVLELTATLNNQGSLTVNNANIIYRGGMISGPGSQSITNSRVLASGSSTLGPYLAIGGTGLDRGVYNGSLDLEGGTITVGSQPGEFWTLIDGTLFNGTVNSVGGGELTIGVPTGLLGKPRGTVRNLELNADIRITTDASLTVDGPLTGTGQLIVDGGLLTIGNRPDDIFSHAVIERVSPLAGTVVLTGPIDNVGQTIHLPAGVEWRISHSRTDVFRGGRIEGDPGVELRVTYGYSFETTEWATFRQGVTLALPMVIDNTRMSVREGLTLDDTSISIGSGNGDQFDDSRIAFQGEQVLSGLGEIRFNNINGFPSNPLYPRINMIEITDQQSLPAGLTIGPDIVIRTAGGSGYVGGSYFYQLPPERVPLANHGVLLAENGHTLTLFASSFDQQGTLRAEADSTLRIEIDAFQNDGHLETTGGVFQFTGDFTQSSTASFTVTLAEILSGAAIDVAGVALLEGLLKVELAESYVPTAGETIPLINSSGGLSGMFLQSILPSLPTGLFWQMEKTPNSLSLSVFDGGPLGDFDSDGDVDAADFLKWQRDPSVGLLADWKTNYGVSASTATSAAVPEPSNLLLGVMVSIVSLAARRLK; via the coding sequence ATGCGGCGATTCAAAGCAATATTGCTTCTTGTGGCGCTTACGGTCAAACCTTGTCTTGGTGATATCGCGATCAGCAACACGACTATAAGCGGAACGTTAGAAGTTCCTGCTGGTGAGTTTGGCAATCTCGGGGGAACCGTTACGCTCGACAATGGACTGATCGATGTGTATGGAACTCTTAGTTCTGGTCTGGGCACGGTCGTCCTGACCGGCAACGGTGAGGTTTATCTTAATTCTCCCACAGGCAGATGGTCCTATGGATGTTGTGGAACCAACAGTGTGACCATTGATCCTGGTGTCACGGTGCTTGGCGAGCGAGGAACGAGCTATGCCTCGAAGGGAACCGTGAATCGAGGCACGTTCGCTGCTGTCGCTGGAGGCTCGACAAGCAGCGGGTTCACGATTCTTGCCAATCATGGTTTCGTTAATGAAGGGGTGCTCGAAGCACGTAGTGGTGGCGTGCTCAGAATCGACGGAGCAACACCCGTAACTTTTGGCACAGGTAGCGTATTGCGTGCGAATGCAGATGGAGTGATTCGCGTGCAAGGAGCTGCGATTACTTCGCTTGCCGACCTCGGAACCGTGGAGAATCTCGGCGGCACGATTCAACTCTACGGAGCGAATCTGAATAACGCTGGCCAAACGACCAGCTTCTCGGGGGGAGAATGGTCATTGCTCTCCGGGACAGAAATCGTGGGTGGCGTGTTGGAGACTAGTTCCGGTGGGACATTGTCAATCGTGCCCCAAGGAACTTCACCTCGCGACAATCCCGTGCAGTTCGACGGCGTGACACTGCTCGGCGATCTGCAATTGCTCTCCGGCGGAGTTCTGAAAGCTGTCAACACCATGACGCTCGACGGAGCCAACGTCCGCTTTGAAGGTGGTACCACCTATCTGTATCTCGATGCGGCAACGGCAATCGGCGGAACAGGTACGCTCGTTTCAGAAGGGACCGGCACCGCTCGGATCGAGGCCAGTGGCGGTTTAGTCACGTTGCCCGCAGGCGTTGATCTCCGTGCTTCCTCTGGCACGCTGTCACTCCTGCGTCGTAGTGGCGACGCGACCAGCACCTACGACATTTCCGGCGACGTGGTCGCCTCGGCTGGAACCATTTCCAACACGACGGAAGTGACTACGCGCGCAATGGCAACCGCAATCAATGGGGGAAAGCTCACGCTAGGCAACACGTGGAACAATTTGGGCACCATGCAAGTGGTCAACGGTGGCGTGCTTGAACTGACTGCAACGCTGAACAACCAAGGTTCGCTAACGGTCAACAATGCCAACATCATCTACCGGGGAGGCATGATTTCAGGGCCAGGGAGCCAAAGCATTACGAATTCACGGGTGCTTGCTTCCGGCAGTTCCACTTTGGGGCCTTATCTGGCAATTGGCGGAACCGGTTTGGATCGCGGCGTGTATAATGGCTCACTCGATCTCGAAGGCGGCACGATCACGGTGGGCTCGCAGCCAGGCGAGTTCTGGACTTTGATCGACGGCACGTTGTTTAACGGAACCGTGAATAGCGTCGGGGGCGGTGAGTTGACCATTGGCGTCCCAACGGGGCTCTTGGGGAAACCGCGCGGCACGGTGCGCAACCTGGAATTGAATGCCGACATTCGCATCACGACGGATGCATCTCTGACGGTCGATGGCCCCCTGACCGGCACAGGTCAGCTCATAGTCGATGGTGGTCTGCTTACGATTGGCAATCGACCGGACGACATTTTCTCTCACGCGGTGATCGAACGTGTTTCGCCACTCGCCGGTACAGTAGTTCTCACTGGACCGATCGATAACGTAGGCCAGACGATCCACCTCCCAGCAGGAGTCGAGTGGCGGATTTCACACTCACGTACTGATGTCTTTCGCGGCGGCCGTATCGAAGGAGACCCCGGAGTCGAATTGCGAGTCACCTACGGCTATTCCTTTGAAACAACCGAATGGGCGACTTTTCGCCAAGGAGTCACCTTGGCGTTGCCGATGGTAATTGACAACACGCGGATGTCGGTCCGCGAAGGTCTCACGCTGGACGATACTTCCATCAGCATTGGCTCAGGGAATGGAGACCAGTTTGATGACTCGCGGATCGCCTTTCAAGGTGAGCAAGTCCTCAGCGGTCTTGGTGAAATCCGTTTCAACAACATCAACGGGTTTCCTAGCAACCCCCTGTATCCGCGCATCAACATGATTGAGATAACCGACCAGCAGAGCTTGCCGGCTGGATTGACGATCGGCCCCGACATTGTCATCCGCACGGCCGGTGGTAGCGGCTATGTGGGTGGAAGCTACTTTTATCAATTGCCGCCAGAGCGCGTGCCGCTTGCTAATCACGGCGTCTTGCTGGCCGAGAATGGCCATACGTTGACTCTGTTCGCCAGCAGTTTTGACCAGCAGGGGACACTGCGGGCGGAAGCCGACTCTACATTGCGGATAGAAATCGATGCGTTCCAAAATGATGGACACTTGGAAACGACAGGTGGAGTCTTTCAGTTCACGGGCGATTTCACACAGTCGAGCACCGCGTCCTTTACCGTGACACTTGCAGAGATCCTCAGCGGGGCGGCGATCGATGTGGCAGGTGTTGCTCTGCTCGAGGGGTTACTGAAAGTCGAGCTTGCGGAATCTTATGTTCCGACTGCGGGAGAAACGATTCCGCTCATAAATTCCTCAGGTGGATTGTCGGGGATGTTCTTACAATCTATTCTTCCCAGTCTTCCCACGGGACTATTCTGGCAGATGGAAAAAACGCCTAATTCTCTGTCGCTAAGTGTGTTCGATGGCGGACCTCTAGGAGACTTCGACTCCGATGGCGATGTGGATGCGGCGGATTTCCTCAAATGGCAACGAGACCCCAGTGTCGGCCTACTTGCCGATTGGAAGACTAACTACGGCGTGTCGGCATCCACGGCCACTTCTGCCGCAGTGCCCGAGCCGAGCAATCTTCTGCTGGGAGTGATGGTAAGTATCGTAAGCCTCGCTGCTAGGCGTCTCAAGTGA
- a CDS encoding 3-hydroxyacyl-ACP dehydratase FabZ family protein — protein MRFWLLDRISSYEPDTELTAVKNVTLSEEYLADHFPEFPVLPGVFMLEAATQACVWLIRLSEDYAHSIIVLHEASAVKYADFVAPGHTLTIRVEQTKKDERFVNFKFKGEVAGKASVSGRLVLERFNLADADPEQADLDARMIEYQRGTEKLLTRSLNSEVVPT, from the coding sequence ATGCGTTTTTGGCTACTGGATCGGATCAGTTCGTATGAGCCCGATACCGAATTGACGGCTGTGAAAAATGTGACGCTCTCGGAAGAGTATCTCGCGGATCATTTTCCTGAATTTCCCGTGTTGCCGGGCGTCTTCATGCTTGAAGCGGCCACGCAAGCGTGTGTTTGGTTGATCAGGTTGAGCGAGGACTATGCTCACAGCATTATCGTGTTGCACGAAGCGAGCGCCGTTAAGTATGCCGACTTTGTTGCTCCGGGTCACACGCTCACCATCCGCGTCGAGCAAACAAAAAAGGACGAGCGGTTTGTGAACTTCAAGTTCAAGGGTGAAGTGGCCGGCAAAGCCTCGGTGAGTGGTCGACTCGTCCTGGAAAGATTCAATCTTGCGGATGCAGATCCTGAACAGGCCGACCTTGATGCGAGGATGATCGAGTATCAACGGGGAACCGAAAAGCTACTGACCCGAAGTCTGAATTCAGAAGTCGTTCCGACGTAA
- a CDS encoding acyl carrier protein translates to MPSNEEIFEKVQEALVDALGVDDDEVTPQATLQGDLDAESIDFLDIVFRLEKAFDIKIERGELFPEDILTNSEYVQDGKVNAEGIAKLKERMPFADLSKFESNPIVQNLAQELTVQDMCNFVAHKLAS, encoded by the coding sequence ATGCCAAGCAATGAAGAGATTTTTGAAAAAGTACAAGAAGCGTTAGTTGATGCCTTGGGAGTCGATGATGATGAAGTCACTCCCCAAGCAACGCTTCAGGGTGATCTGGATGCGGAGTCGATTGACTTTCTGGATATCGTGTTTCGCCTGGAAAAGGCCTTCGATATTAAGATCGAGCGGGGCGAATTATTCCCGGAAGATATCTTGACCAATTCTGAGTACGTGCAGGATGGCAAGGTCAACGCCGAGGGAATTGCCAAGCTGAAAGAGCGGATGCCGTTTGCCGATCTCTCCAAGTTCGAGTCGAATCCCATCGTACAGAACTTGGCTCAAGAGCTAACCGTTCAGGACATGTGCAACTTCGTGGCGCATAAGTTGGCGAGTTAA
- a CDS encoding serine/threonine-protein kinase yields MISEPSQTLNPCVLDDRELAEVLDSYLASLEEGTPLDVTLLATEHPRLAEDIRAFAASVEMLHEATQGVRAAKPSKRGSAKSTAPFSAGPTDVGAKRLGDFQIGAEIGRGGMGVVYEAQQISLQRKVALKVLPFAAMWDHKQLARFQNEAQAAAQLHHPNIVPVFAVGEERGVHFYAMQFIAGRSLDRVVHALRNDEEDASSPESAPHAVSTLVAQTTQHSGCEFLTSRHAGSHAEYCVAIARLGIQAANALHHAHQCGVIHRDIKPSNLLLDDRQKLWITDFGLARIANNPSVTMTGDMVGTLRYMSPEQANSGQLVVDSRTDIYSLGATLYELLTLQPAFPGEDRQEVLRAIAQKEPIAPSMIDPAIPHDLETIILSAMAKSREDRYATAEKLAEDLTRFLEGKPTLARRPTLRDRSAKWIRRHRVLVSLAASFLVVLAAVSTSSAFLLMREQGRTQAALVTAEENLQQARQVVDRFGNRFSRELAQLPGSEPLRQAVLGDTLAYYEDFIARAASDPTLDQQLASTHFQVGTIASRLGDRQRSEESYRKAYELFTRLSEAGDDPQLFRQERATCLNNLALLSAAEGNLQLAREHYTAAIDLQKNITAKNPADRASLRLLAEMLTNQGFLERQRGDLPSALRSFSAAIGRLEKIAAHSPEDVHARHDLALALNNRSFVEQETNWEAARSSCERAVELLQEIVDQRAADTPTLASWRSDLALCQNNLGAIVGRIGDDTAAVAAYRQAIETQEQLVRQFASVVQYRSELALTWNNLGQTLARTHATSPAVAAYAHALEILTELVADFPQDARYQSSLAGVLNNRAMVAEQTGDLARAIIDYESAIEHQSAALAANPAQPEFREFLSKHYFNYGRTLRTAGRPAEAASVALERRTLWADDGEHLYYVAGELAEAAQLLGGESAEQDQILQEALETFKQAESAGADVDRLRREHPLPEIFSEYSSSDVLTNSSTFPEKQP; encoded by the coding sequence ATGATTAGTGAGCCCTCTCAAACTTTGAATCCTTGTGTCCTGGACGACAGGGAATTGGCCGAGGTGCTGGATAGTTATCTGGCATCGCTCGAAGAGGGCACGCCGTTGGATGTGACCCTATTGGCCACAGAGCATCCGCGTCTGGCGGAGGATATTCGTGCCTTTGCAGCTAGTGTCGAAATGTTGCATGAAGCGACACAGGGTGTGCGGGCCGCCAAACCTAGTAAGAGAGGGTCTGCTAAGTCGACAGCACCTTTTTCTGCAGGACCGACTGATGTCGGTGCGAAGCGATTGGGTGACTTCCAGATCGGCGCAGAAATTGGCCGGGGTGGAATGGGGGTTGTTTATGAAGCACAGCAGATATCACTGCAGCGCAAAGTCGCCCTGAAGGTACTGCCGTTTGCTGCTATGTGGGATCACAAGCAGCTTGCTCGCTTCCAGAACGAGGCCCAAGCAGCGGCTCAGCTGCATCATCCCAACATTGTGCCCGTGTTTGCCGTTGGTGAGGAACGGGGAGTGCATTTCTACGCGATGCAATTCATAGCGGGGAGATCGCTCGACCGGGTAGTCCATGCGCTACGCAATGACGAGGAAGATGCCTCTAGCCCCGAGTCAGCCCCTCATGCCGTCTCCACGCTTGTTGCCCAGACGACGCAACACTCGGGATGCGAATTTCTCACCTCTCGCCATGCAGGGAGCCACGCGGAATACTGCGTGGCAATTGCCCGATTGGGGATTCAAGCTGCCAACGCCTTACATCATGCCCATCAATGTGGGGTGATCCACCGCGACATCAAGCCTTCGAACCTACTGCTCGATGACAGGCAAAAACTGTGGATTACCGATTTCGGCCTCGCGCGTATCGCAAACAACCCTAGCGTAACCATGACTGGTGACATGGTCGGCACGCTGCGGTACATGAGTCCCGAGCAGGCCAATTCAGGGCAACTGGTTGTCGATTCGCGCACCGATATCTATTCGCTCGGGGCCACACTCTACGAATTGCTCACATTGCAGCCTGCTTTCCCGGGAGAGGATCGCCAGGAAGTGCTACGAGCGATTGCCCAAAAGGAGCCAATTGCTCCGAGCATGATCGATCCGGCGATCCCCCACGATTTGGAAACAATCATTCTCAGTGCGATGGCCAAGTCGCGAGAAGATCGCTACGCCACGGCGGAAAAACTGGCCGAGGATCTCACTCGCTTTCTTGAGGGGAAGCCGACACTGGCGCGTCGCCCCACCTTGCGGGATCGCTCCGCTAAATGGATACGCCGACATCGAGTGCTCGTCTCGCTCGCGGCCAGTTTTCTGGTGGTGCTGGCTGCGGTCTCGACGAGCTCCGCGTTCTTGCTGATGCGCGAGCAAGGTCGCACCCAGGCGGCCTTGGTGACTGCCGAGGAGAACCTCCAGCAAGCGCGTCAGGTAGTTGATCGGTTTGGGAATCGGTTTTCACGTGAGCTTGCCCAGCTTCCCGGCAGCGAGCCACTACGGCAAGCGGTGCTGGGAGACACGCTCGCCTACTATGAGGATTTCATTGCTCGGGCGGCAAGCGATCCGACACTCGATCAGCAACTTGCGTCGACTCATTTTCAGGTGGGGACCATTGCCAGCCGATTGGGCGATCGACAGCGTTCCGAAGAATCCTACCGTAAGGCTTACGAACTATTTACTCGCTTGAGCGAGGCAGGTGACGATCCCCAGTTGTTTCGGCAGGAAAGAGCAACCTGTCTGAATAACCTCGCTTTACTCTCGGCTGCAGAAGGAAATCTCCAGTTGGCCCGCGAGCATTACACCGCGGCAATTGATTTGCAGAAAAACATCACTGCGAAGAATCCCGCGGATCGCGCGAGTTTGCGTTTGCTTGCCGAGATGCTAACCAACCAGGGTTTTCTCGAGCGACAACGCGGGGATTTGCCATCCGCTCTGCGTTCGTTTTCAGCGGCAATCGGGCGATTGGAAAAAATCGCGGCCCATTCGCCTGAAGACGTACATGCCCGGCACGATCTGGCTCTTGCGCTGAACAACCGAAGCTTTGTCGAGCAGGAGACCAATTGGGAAGCTGCCCGGTCCTCGTGTGAGCGGGCAGTGGAGTTGCTTCAAGAGATTGTCGATCAACGCGCAGCAGATACACCTACACTGGCAAGTTGGCGGAGTGATCTGGCGCTTTGCCAAAACAACTTGGGTGCCATCGTGGGCCGGATAGGTGACGACACGGCGGCGGTTGCCGCCTATCGCCAGGCGATTGAGACTCAAGAGCAGCTCGTGAGGCAGTTTGCCAGCGTGGTACAATATCGTAGCGAGTTGGCGCTTACCTGGAACAATCTTGGCCAGACACTGGCCCGCACTCACGCGACCAGTCCGGCGGTGGCTGCTTATGCTCATGCACTTGAGATCCTGACCGAACTGGTTGCCGACTTTCCGCAGGACGCACGGTACCAGAGTTCGCTGGCGGGAGTGTTGAACAACCGGGCAATGGTGGCAGAACAGACTGGCGACTTGGCCCGCGCTATAATCGACTACGAATCCGCGATTGAGCACCAGAGCGCAGCCCTGGCGGCGAATCCCGCTCAGCCCGAGTTCCGCGAGTTTCTGAGCAAGCACTATTTCAACTATGGTCGGACTCTCCGAACTGCAGGCCGCCCGGCCGAGGCTGCCTCCGTAGCTCTCGAGCGACGGACACTCTGGGCTGACGATGGCGAACATCTGTATTATGTTGCTGGCGAGTTGGCCGAAGCGGCGCAACTGCTTGGCGGTGAGTCAGCCGAACAGGACCAGATCCTGCAAGAAGCTTTGGAGACATTCAAGCAAGCAGAATCTGCAGGTGCCGACGTTGATCGCCTCCGTCGCGAGCATCCCTTGCCTGAGATTTTCAGCGAGTATTCGAGTAGCGACGTTCTCACGAATTCCAGCACATTCCCGGAGAAGCAGCCATGA
- a CDS encoding beta-ketoacyl-[acyl-carrier-protein] synthase family protein: MRRRVVITGVGCVTPLGTTVDSLWANLMDGKSGVGRTTIFDASSFPTKISAEVRDWSVAAVGLDPTEWDDRSRHTCFAAGAAQQAITESGVLGTVEPTRFGVYLGAGEGSQDFFNFSQMMTAAVQGGDLDLNGFVTEGLKILDPQAELEQEPNMPVGYLAGMFDAQGPNVNCLTACAASSQAIGEATEIIRRGEADVMLSGGAHSMIHPFGVTGFNLLTALSERNDEPERASRPFDKNRDGFVLGEGGAMVVLEEYEHARKRGAPIYGELLGYGTTADAFRITDTHPEGRGAISCLKMALKDAGKDPTDIDYINAHGTSTAVNDRVESLAIRQVFGTHADKLPVSSTKSMTGHLIAAAGATELIICLMAMKHKVLPPTINYETPDPECDLDYVPNTAREAKCDIAASNSFGFGGQNVSLVAGGV; this comes from the coding sequence ATGCGTCGTCGGGTTGTCATCACGGGTGTCGGTTGCGTTACGCCGTTGGGGACCACGGTCGATTCGCTGTGGGCGAATCTCATGGACGGTAAGAGTGGCGTGGGCCGCACCACCATCTTTGATGCGAGTAGTTTTCCCACCAAGATTTCCGCTGAAGTGAGGGATTGGTCCGTCGCGGCTGTTGGTCTCGACCCTACTGAGTGGGACGACCGCAGTCGACACACTTGTTTCGCTGCGGGGGCTGCCCAGCAGGCCATCACAGAATCAGGTGTGCTGGGGACGGTTGAGCCGACGCGGTTTGGCGTTTATCTGGGCGCCGGCGAAGGAAGTCAGGATTTCTTCAATTTCTCGCAGATGATGACCGCCGCTGTGCAAGGGGGCGATCTTGATTTGAATGGATTCGTCACCGAGGGGCTGAAGATACTCGACCCCCAGGCTGAGCTGGAGCAGGAACCCAATATGCCCGTCGGCTACTTGGCAGGGATGTTTGATGCCCAGGGACCCAACGTAAATTGCCTTACCGCTTGTGCCGCCAGTAGTCAGGCCATCGGCGAAGCGACCGAGATCATTCGCCGCGGTGAGGCCGATGTGATGCTCTCCGGGGGAGCCCACAGCATGATTCACCCCTTCGGCGTCACTGGATTTAACTTGCTTACCGCCCTGAGCGAACGAAATGACGAACCCGAGCGAGCATCGCGCCCGTTCGACAAGAATCGCGATGGTTTTGTCTTGGGAGAAGGGGGCGCGATGGTCGTGCTCGAAGAATACGAACACGCCCGTAAGCGGGGTGCCCCAATCTATGGCGAGCTGCTGGGCTACGGTACAACTGCCGATGCGTTTCGAATCACGGATACCCATCCTGAGGGTCGCGGGGCGATTAGTTGCCTGAAGATGGCACTTAAAGATGCGGGCAAGGATCCGACAGATATCGACTACATCAACGCCCACGGCACCAGCACCGCGGTGAACGATCGCGTGGAGTCGCTAGCGATCCGCCAGGTGTTCGGCACGCATGCCGACAAGCTTCCTGTCTCTAGCACCAAGAGCATGACGGGCCATCTGATCGCCGCCGCCGGGGCGACGGAGTTGATTATCTGCCTGATGGCGATGAAGCACAAAGTGCTCCCCCCCACCATCAACTACGAAACACCCGATCCCGAGTGCGACCTCGACTATGTCCCCAACACGGCCCGCGAGGCCAAGTGCGACATCGCCGCCTCGAATAGCTTTGGTTTCGGCGGACAGAACGTTTCCCTGGTGGCGGGCGGGGTTTGA
- a CDS encoding sigma-70 family RNA polymerase sigma factor, translated as MTDCSSTNPQLLLSQALAGERDCFGQLLSVYRNYLKLLVVAQLERCLQQRVSPSDVVQETFLEANRDFDQFRGQSIGEFCAWLRMILVNNLHRVVEQHVLTAKRSVRREVSLEVLAGSLEQSTARLDAMLSDPGNSPSGTYQRQEQELDLANQIAALPPDYREVIILRHIEALPFEEVAKRMQRRTGATRMLWVRAIRCLREKMDE; from the coding sequence ATGACTGATTGTTCCAGCACGAATCCGCAACTCTTGCTTTCGCAAGCGCTTGCGGGAGAGCGCGACTGTTTTGGGCAGTTGCTCTCGGTGTATCGCAATTACCTGAAGCTGCTGGTAGTGGCCCAGTTGGAGCGGTGTCTCCAGCAACGCGTCAGTCCCTCGGATGTGGTGCAGGAAACCTTTCTTGAGGCCAACCGCGACTTTGACCAGTTTCGGGGGCAGTCGATCGGGGAGTTCTGTGCGTGGCTCCGGATGATCCTGGTTAATAATCTCCACCGGGTGGTCGAGCAGCATGTGCTTACTGCCAAACGGTCCGTCCGACGCGAAGTTTCACTGGAGGTACTGGCCGGTTCGTTGGAGCAATCTACTGCCAGGCTCGATGCGATGCTTTCTGATCCGGGGAATTCTCCCAGTGGAACCTACCAGCGACAGGAACAGGAACTGGATCTAGCCAACCAAATTGCTGCATTGCCGCCGGACTACCGGGAAGTGATTATATTGCGACACATCGAGGCTTTGCCATTTGAGGAAGTGGCCAAGCGGATGCAGCGTCGGACCGGTGCCACTCGAATGTTGTGGGTACGTGCCATTCGCTGCTTACGAGAAAAAATGGATGAATAA